One genomic window of Clostridioides sp. ES-S-0054-01 includes the following:
- a CDS encoding 30S ribosomal protein S6 codes for MRNYELVYVVKPNSDEEIREAILNKVKEVVATDGEIVKVDTWGTKKLAYPIAKFTEGFYVLVNFKSAVDVPKEIDRNLKINENVIRHMIVVA; via the coding sequence GTGAGAAATTATGAATTAGTTTATGTGGTAAAGCCAAACTCTGATGAAGAAATAAGAGAGGCTATACTAAACAAAGTTAAGGAAGTTGTTGCAACTGACGGAGAAATAGTTAAAGTTGATACTTGGGGAACTAAAAAATTAGCTTATCCAATAGCTAAGTTTACAGAAGGTTTCTATGTATTAGTTAACTTCAAATCAGCAGTAGACGTTCCTAAAGAGATAGACAGAAACTTAAAGATAAATGAAAACGTAATAAGACACATGATAGTTGTTGCTTAA